One genomic region from Rothia dentocariosa ATCC 17931 encodes:
- a CDS encoding magnesium transporter MgtE N-terminal domain-containing protein yields MSNTKFSAPSKIYIARLLGLDVFDPFGDRLGRLRDVVVLKRGFGAALAAGAHLRKGSEPVVVGIIIEVLGKKRVFMPMTRVRSIDASQIISTGLVNLRRFEQRNSETLVVGELFDRRVRLLDGSGDAVIEDVAIEQRRNGDWGVTELFVSRVSSSSGWRRRSKETLVVDWDQAMLSTELEPQAATAFVANHENSKPADLADAIHEMNDKRMVEIAAELQDERLADVLQELPEEDQVQILSYLADERAAQVLEEMEPDDAADLLIELDDVQREKLLELMEPDEADDVRRLLEYDEGTAGSLMNPVPIILSPEATVAEALAHIRAEEISPAMAAAVLVARPPLETPTGKYLGLVHMQQLLRVPPSESIGHILDTDTEPVSDQASLAELARVLAAYDLTIIPIVNESHRLVGAVTIDDVLDALLPEDWRTFDDGTPVRKVGRRFV; encoded by the coding sequence GTGAGCAATACTAAATTCAGCGCCCCCAGCAAAATTTATATCGCCCGCCTGCTCGGTCTTGATGTCTTCGACCCCTTCGGTGATCGCCTCGGTCGCCTGCGTGATGTGGTCGTACTCAAGCGCGGTTTTGGCGCGGCGCTGGCGGCTGGTGCTCACCTGCGCAAAGGCAGCGAGCCCGTGGTCGTGGGCATCATTATTGAGGTGCTCGGCAAAAAGCGTGTCTTCATGCCAATGACTCGTGTGCGCAGCATCGACGCCTCCCAGATTATTTCAACCGGGCTCGTGAATCTGCGCCGCTTTGAACAGCGCAACTCCGAGACTCTGGTGGTGGGCGAACTTTTCGACCGCCGTGTACGCCTGCTCGACGGCAGCGGGGATGCCGTGATCGAAGACGTCGCCATTGAACAGCGCCGCAACGGCGATTGGGGTGTGACCGAACTTTTCGTATCCCGTGTGAGTAGTTCCAGCGGGTGGCGCCGTCGCTCCAAAGAAACCCTGGTGGTGGACTGGGATCAGGCGATGCTCTCCACCGAGTTGGAGCCGCAGGCCGCGACCGCTTTCGTGGCGAACCACGAAAATTCTAAACCTGCCGACCTTGCCGATGCGATCCATGAGATGAACGATAAACGCATGGTCGAAATCGCGGCGGAGCTGCAGGATGAGCGCCTGGCGGACGTGCTTCAAGAGCTGCCCGAAGAGGACCAGGTACAAATTCTTTCCTACTTAGCGGACGAACGTGCCGCGCAGGTTCTTGAAGAGATGGAACCGGATGACGCCGCCGACCTGCTGATTGAGCTCGACGACGTGCAGCGTGAAAAGCTGCTGGAACTCATGGAACCGGATGAGGCAGACGATGTGCGCCGCCTGCTCGAATATGACGAGGGCACCGCCGGTTCGCTCATGAACCCGGTACCGATTATCCTCTCCCCCGAAGCCACAGTTGCCGAGGCGCTGGCGCATATTCGCGCTGAAGAAATCTCGCCCGCGATGGCTGCCGCAGTTTTGGTGGCCCGACCGCCCCTCGAAACGCCGACTGGCAAATATTTGGGGCTGGTGCATATGCAGCAGCTTTTGCGGGTGCCGCCGAGCGAATCGATTGGCCACATTCTAGACACAGACACCGAACCGGTCTCTGACCAGGCAAGTCTTGCGGAATTAGCGCGCGTACTCGCCGCCTACGACTTGACCATTATCCCCATCGTGAACGAATCTCACCGCCTGGTCGGTGCGGTCACGATTGACGACGTACTCGATGCGCTCCTGCCCGAAGACTGGCGCACATTCGACGACGGAACCCCCGTACGAAAGGTAGGGCGACGCTTTGTCTGA
- a CDS encoding DUF1003 domain-containing protein, which produces MSDQNRRNENLKHEENPRIDKARILKDRLEKKYAERSRDTRETSRSGNRAESQLSTPAERKNKLFAYNPNPDAFGRMTEAFARYMGTPQFLLWMTVFCGVWLGWNTLAPEELQFDPRSLNFTLLTLMLSLQASYAAPLLLLAQNRQDDRDRVVASEDRKRDQQNLEETQYLTREIASLRIALREVATRDFVRSELRDILEELKSIQEEQERQAEQLQDIGDDIEELEDADGEENTEAESHTANTENSPDAKAPTAHKGERPTS; this is translated from the coding sequence TTGTCTGATCAGAACCGCCGCAACGAAAACCTGAAGCACGAGGAAAATCCGAGGATCGATAAAGCGCGCATCCTCAAAGACCGTCTCGAAAAGAAATACGCCGAACGCAGCCGCGACACCCGGGAAACCAGCAGGAGCGGGAACCGCGCTGAGTCTCAACTGAGCACCCCGGCAGAGCGCAAGAACAAGCTTTTTGCGTACAACCCGAACCCGGACGCTTTCGGACGTATGACTGAGGCGTTCGCCCGGTACATGGGTACGCCTCAATTTTTGCTGTGGATGACCGTCTTCTGTGGAGTGTGGCTGGGCTGGAATACGCTCGCCCCCGAAGAGCTGCAGTTCGACCCGCGAAGCCTCAACTTCACCTTGCTCACTCTGATGCTCTCATTGCAGGCATCCTACGCCGCTCCCCTGCTGCTGTTGGCGCAGAACCGGCAGGATGACCGCGACCGCGTGGTTGCCTCCGAGGACCGCAAACGCGATCAGCAAAACCTTGAGGAGACACAGTATTTGACGCGCGAGATCGCTTCGCTGCGCATCGCCCTGCGCGAGGTTGCCACCCGCGACTTCGTGCGCAGCGAGCTTCGGGATATTTTGGAAGAGCTGAAATCTATTCAAGAAGAGCAGGAACGCCAAGCCGAACAGCTGCAGGATATTGGCGACGATATCGAAGAACTTGAAGATGCGGACGGGGAAGAAAACACCGAGGCTGAGAGTCACACTGCTAATACCGAAAATTCTCCTGACGCCAAGGCACCAACGGCGCATAAAGGCGAACGACCCACATCCTAA
- a CDS encoding P-loop NTPase, translated as MSSPNATPHDRSRENEPAPDNPLEDALWAALARVEDPELRRPITELGMVEYARVLAEEDDPQRRYAQVKVLLTIEGCPLKNTIDTQVREAAAAVTGIDRVQLELGAMNSEQRGALKSRLKPERTNPFTAPGSLTRIFGVVSGKGGVGKSSMTANLAAAFASRGLAVGIIDADVHGFSIPGLMGITEAPTRLDDLIIPPTVDVPASVRGKDDTGGQESATGASGGFVKVISIGMFLKDNQPVAWRGPMLHRALEQFILDVHFGALDVLLLDLPPGTGDIAISMAQLLPNAELILVSTPQHAAVDVAERAGTLSLQTQQKVVGVIENMAAMTLPDGTVLEMFGSGGGEHLAKRLTEALDYSVPLLGSVPLDVALRTGGDEGMPVVWGHPESATSVEIRNIAAQLLRRKDSLAGKPLSLIV; from the coding sequence ATGAGTAGCCCAAACGCCACACCGCACGATCGTTCCCGCGAAAACGAACCGGCGCCCGATAATCCCCTGGAGGATGCGCTCTGGGCGGCGCTCGCGCGCGTGGAAGACCCCGAGCTGCGCCGTCCTATCACCGAACTTGGCATGGTGGAATATGCCCGGGTTCTCGCCGAAGAAGACGACCCGCAGCGGCGTTATGCCCAGGTGAAAGTTCTGCTGACCATTGAGGGATGCCCGCTCAAAAACACAATCGACACCCAAGTGCGCGAGGCGGCTGCCGCCGTCACCGGCATCGATCGCGTGCAGCTTGAGCTTGGTGCCATGAACTCCGAACAGCGCGGCGCCCTCAAATCCCGGCTCAAGCCCGAACGTACCAATCCCTTTACCGCACCCGGTTCGCTCACCCGCATCTTCGGGGTGGTTTCCGGTAAGGGAGGTGTAGGAAAATCCTCCATGACCGCAAATCTCGCGGCGGCATTTGCCTCGCGAGGTCTTGCCGTCGGCATTATCGACGCGGATGTGCACGGCTTCTCGATCCCGGGACTCATGGGCATTACGGAAGCCCCCACCCGACTGGATGACCTCATTATTCCCCCGACCGTAGACGTTCCTGCCTCGGTACGAGGTAAAGACGATACGGGCGGGCAAGAGTCGGCGACTGGCGCATCCGGCGGTTTTGTGAAAGTTATTTCAATTGGCATGTTTCTCAAGGATAATCAGCCCGTCGCCTGGCGCGGACCGATGCTGCACCGGGCGCTTGAACAGTTCATTCTTGACGTTCACTTTGGCGCGCTCGATGTTCTGCTGCTTGATCTTCCCCCGGGTACCGGCGATATTGCGATCTCAATGGCGCAGTTGCTTCCCAACGCCGAGTTGATTCTGGTCTCCACCCCGCAGCATGCGGCGGTGGATGTCGCCGAACGTGCCGGTACCCTCAGCCTGCAGACACAGCAAAAGGTGGTGGGCGTGATCGAGAATATGGCGGCGATGACTCTACCCGACGGTACTGTGTTAGAGATGTTCGGTTCAGGCGGCGGCGAGCATCTGGCGAAACGTCTGACCGAGGCGCTGGACTATTCGGTGCCGCTGCTCGGTTCGGTTCCGCTTGATGTTGCCCTGCGTACCGGCGGTGATGAGGGTATGCCCGTGGTGTGGGGCCACCCGGAGTCCGCAACTTCTGTAGAAATTAGGAATATTGCTGCGCAGCTCTTGCGCCGCAAGGATTCTCTGGCGGGCAAGCCGCTGTCGCTAATCGTGTAG
- a CDS encoding protein translocase TatA: protein MFGISGTEFVVLAVLTFFVIGPERMPEYVRQIKELIKTVRRMAFEARDEFKDTLGDATLNEINWRQYDPRQYDPRVIVREAFAEDDAERAREAKERSEANKPAASNLNRLPRGAYAPYDTEAT from the coding sequence GTGTTTGGTATTAGTGGCACTGAGTTCGTCGTCTTAGCCGTTCTCACGTTCTTCGTGATCGGCCCCGAACGCATGCCCGAATACGTGCGCCAAATCAAGGAACTCATCAAAACAGTTCGTCGAATGGCCTTCGAAGCCCGAGACGAGTTTAAAGATACGCTGGGGGATGCAACACTCAACGAAATCAACTGGCGTCAGTATGATCCCCGTCAGTATGACCCCCGCGTTATTGTGCGCGAAGCCTTCGCGGAAGACGATGCAGAACGGGCACGTGAAGCTAAAGAACGCTCCGAAGCGAACAAGCCCGCCGCATCAAATCTAAACCGGCTGCCGCGCGGTGCCTATGCTCCCTACGATACGGAAGCGACCTAA
- the dapE gene encoding succinyl-diaminopimelate desuccinylase, which translates to MTISLDLNVSMPELTRTLLDIYSVSGEEKTIADAVYESLSAYPHLHLTRDGDAMIARTEFGPRNGEERTRILLAGHLDTVPLPKVAGSLGTVPASIVEDNGDWILYGRGATDMKGGVAVQLKLAAELGEHDTDYNLTYVFYDHEEVASELSGMARLIRNHGELLTDADFGVLLEPTDGTIEGGCNGTMRFYLRTAGLAAHSGRAWKGENAIHKLAGALRVLEEYEPQTYKVEGLAYREGLNAVQVSGGVAGNVIPDAAALHINYRFAPNKTLDEAKAHVTEIFDGYELDFVDLSPAARPGLDTPLAASLIAAVGQEPKPKYGWTDVARLSEIGIPAVNFGPGDALLAHTDNEHVSFSALTRCYTDLLFWLHTEVDED; encoded by the coding sequence ATGACCATTTCGCTTGATCTGAACGTTTCGATGCCCGAACTCACCCGCACGCTCCTTGATATTTATTCGGTCTCCGGGGAAGAAAAAACTATTGCAGACGCCGTTTATGAATCCCTCAGTGCATATCCGCATCTGCATCTCACCCGTGATGGTGACGCTATGATAGCCCGTACCGAATTTGGCCCCCGCAACGGTGAGGAACGCACGCGCATTTTGCTGGCTGGTCACCTGGATACCGTACCTCTGCCCAAGGTTGCGGGATCGCTCGGAACCGTACCCGCAAGCATTGTTGAAGATAACGGGGACTGGATTCTCTACGGGCGCGGTGCCACCGATATGAAGGGCGGCGTTGCGGTGCAGCTCAAATTGGCGGCAGAACTGGGCGAGCACGATACCGACTACAACCTCACCTACGTGTTCTACGATCATGAGGAAGTCGCCAGCGAACTTTCCGGCATGGCGCGGCTCATTCGCAACCACGGTGAACTTCTGACTGACGCTGATTTTGGTGTGCTCTTGGAACCCACCGACGGCACTATTGAGGGCGGATGCAATGGTACGATGCGTTTCTACCTGCGCACCGCCGGGCTCGCGGCGCACTCCGGGCGTGCCTGGAAGGGTGAAAACGCGATCCACAAACTTGCTGGGGCGCTGCGTGTTCTGGAGGAATACGAGCCGCAAACTTACAAGGTTGAGGGGCTAGCGTACCGTGAAGGGCTCAACGCCGTTCAGGTTTCCGGGGGAGTCGCCGGGAACGTTATTCCCGATGCTGCCGCCCTGCACATTAACTACAGGTTTGCCCCGAATAAGACCCTGGATGAGGCAAAAGCGCACGTTACTGAAATTTTCGACGGCTATGAGCTCGACTTCGTAGACCTTTCTCCGGCGGCGCGGCCCGGATTAGATACCCCGCTGGCGGCATCACTTATCGCGGCTGTCGGGCAGGAACCCAAACCCAAATACGGGTGGACAGACGTGGCACGGCTCAGCGAGATCGGTATTCCTGCGGTGAATTTTGGTCCCGGCGATGCGCTCCTTGCTCACACCGACAACGAGCACGTGAGCTTCAGCGCGCTTACCCGCTGCTATACCGATCTGCTTTTTTGGCTGCATACCGAAGTCGACGAAGACTAG
- the dapD gene encoding 2,3,4,5-tetrahydropyridine-2,6-dicarboxylate N-succinyltransferase, with protein MVGMSENLSSESRYASGVALVNVVAAGNEAGTVLDAWFPAPALTQTPDLSLADELDALVADHPERNARTEVRTASINLDEAPEDAVDAYLRLHLLSHTLVRPNSINLDGLFGKLANVAWTNHGPVLASEFQKLALGLRKLGHLSVSHIDKFPRLVDYVVPAGVRVGDGDRLRLGAHLSPGTTVMHEGFVNFNAGTLGTSMVEGRISQGVVVGDGSDVGGGASTMGTLSGGGTQRVSIGERSLLGAESGIGIALGDDCVVEAGLYVTAGSRVSVLIPGEEPRVVKAAELSGVSNLLFRRNSVSGAIEVLPRAKNTVELNDALHLN; from the coding sequence ATGGTGGGCATGTCTGAAAACCTATCTTCCGAATCACGTTATGCTTCCGGTGTCGCGCTGGTGAATGTCGTGGCCGCCGGGAATGAGGCTGGGACCGTACTCGATGCCTGGTTCCCCGCTCCCGCGCTAACCCAGACCCCCGACCTTTCTCTCGCCGATGAGCTGGATGCGCTCGTCGCCGACCACCCCGAACGTAACGCCCGTACTGAGGTGCGCACTGCCTCCATCAACCTGGATGAGGCCCCCGAGGATGCGGTCGATGCCTACCTGCGCCTGCACTTACTTTCGCATACGCTGGTACGCCCGAACAGCATCAATCTGGACGGACTGTTCGGCAAGCTGGCAAACGTGGCGTGGACGAATCACGGGCCGGTACTCGCCAGCGAGTTTCAGAAACTTGCGCTGGGGCTTCGTAAGCTCGGGCACCTGAGCGTGAGCCATATCGATAAGTTCCCGCGCCTAGTGGATTATGTGGTTCCCGCCGGGGTGCGTGTGGGCGACGGCGACCGCCTGCGTCTGGGTGCGCATCTGAGCCCCGGCACCACAGTCATGCACGAGGGCTTCGTGAATTTCAATGCGGGCACCTTGGGTACGTCGATGGTTGAGGGTCGCATTTCCCAAGGCGTTGTGGTGGGCGACGGTTCCGATGTGGGCGGCGGTGCTTCTACGATGGGCACGCTCTCCGGCGGCGGCACGCAGCGCGTCTCGATTGGTGAACGTTCCCTGCTGGGTGCGGAGTCGGGGATCGGCATCGCGCTCGGCGACGACTGTGTGGTGGAAGCCGGTCTGTACGTGACCGCCGGGTCGCGCGTGAGCGTGCTCATTCCGGGCGAGGAACCGCGCGTGGTCAAAGCCGCCGAGCTTTCTGGGGTCTCAAACCTACTGTTCCGCCGCAATTCGGTCTCGGGTGCAATCGAGGTTCTGCCGCGTGCCAAGAACACCGTGGAACTCAACGATGCGCTGCACCTGAACTAA
- the galE gene encoding UDP-glucose 4-epimerase GalE yields MKVLVTGGAGYIGSHTVLELLNAGHEVVVMDNLSNSSETSLQRVAELAGRAPEFHKVDLLDFEGMKKLFLEIRPDAVIHFAGLKAVGESAEKPLWYYQTNVAGTLNLLYAMDAADCRSIVFSSSATVYGEPESMPLIEKLNMDAQSCYGRTKEHIEDMLVDLAASDDRWNIALLRYFNPVGAHESGRIGEDPSGIPNNLVPFIAQVAVGRREHLNVFGNDYPTVDGTGVRDYIHVVDLADGHLKALDYISEHGGLHTWNLGTGNGYSVLEVLHAFEKACGKELPYKIVARRPGDVAVSYADPSSALADLGWSASRDIDTMVRDHWNWQKNNPNGYDA; encoded by the coding sequence ATGAAGGTTCTCGTCACCGGTGGCGCCGGTTACATTGGTTCTCACACCGTTCTTGAACTCCTCAATGCCGGACACGAGGTTGTCGTCATGGATAACCTGTCGAATTCTTCTGAAACTTCGCTACAGCGTGTTGCCGAGCTCGCCGGTCGCGCACCCGAGTTCCATAAGGTTGATCTGCTGGATTTTGAGGGCATGAAGAAACTCTTCCTCGAGATCCGCCCGGATGCAGTTATCCACTTCGCAGGATTGAAGGCCGTGGGTGAATCCGCCGAGAAGCCGCTATGGTACTACCAGACAAATGTCGCCGGTACCCTGAACTTGCTCTACGCCATGGATGCCGCAGACTGCCGTTCTATCGTGTTCTCATCGTCCGCAACCGTGTACGGCGAGCCCGAATCCATGCCGCTCATTGAGAAGCTGAATATGGATGCACAGTCATGCTACGGCCGCACCAAGGAGCATATTGAAGACATGCTCGTAGACTTGGCAGCTTCCGATGACCGTTGGAATATCGCTCTGCTGCGCTACTTCAACCCCGTGGGTGCGCATGAATCCGGGCGTATCGGTGAGGATCCCTCGGGTATTCCCAACAACTTGGTGCCATTTATCGCTCAGGTTGCAGTCGGCCGCCGCGAGCATCTGAACGTGTTCGGCAACGACTACCCCACCGTCGATGGCACCGGTGTGCGCGATTACATTCACGTCGTCGATCTTGCCGATGGTCACCTTAAGGCGCTGGATTACATTAGCGAGCACGGTGGTCTGCACACCTGGAACCTGGGTACCGGGAACGGCTACTCGGTGCTTGAGGTGCTGCATGCCTTCGAGAAAGCCTGCGGTAAAGAGTTGCCCTATAAGATCGTGGCACGCCGCCCCGGCGATGTTGCCGTTTCCTATGCCGATCCTTCCTCGGCGCTTGCTGATCTGGGGTGGAGCGCATCCCGAGATATTGACACTATGGTGCGCGATCACTGGAACTGGCAGAAAAATAACCCGAATGGGTACGACGCCTAG
- a CDS encoding amino acid ABC transporter ATP-binding protein yields the protein MTQASAPAEKPLVELNEVNKYYGTNHVLKNINLAVNKGEVIILLGPSGSGKSTLCRTINRLETTSSGSIHIDGKELPKEGRELAKLRAEVGMVFQSFNLFAHKTILDNVTLGPRRIRKLSKEQAEAEAMELLAKVGVDSQAEKMPAQLSGGQQQRVAIARALAMKPKVMLFDEPTSALDPEMVNEVLDTMVSLARDGMTMIVVTHEMGFARKAADRIVFLADGEIVEEATPDEFFTKPKSERARDFLSKIIDH from the coding sequence GTGACACAGGCATCTGCACCCGCAGAAAAACCACTCGTAGAGCTCAACGAGGTCAATAAATATTACGGCACCAACCACGTGCTCAAGAACATCAATTTAGCGGTCAATAAAGGCGAAGTTATTATCCTTCTCGGCCCTTCCGGTTCCGGCAAATCAACCCTCTGCCGAACCATCAACCGCCTCGAAACTACTTCCTCAGGCTCTATACATATCGATGGAAAAGAACTGCCCAAAGAAGGTCGCGAGCTCGCCAAGCTGCGCGCAGAAGTAGGTATGGTATTCCAGTCCTTCAACCTCTTTGCGCACAAAACCATCCTTGATAACGTGACGCTAGGCCCACGCCGCATCCGCAAACTCTCCAAAGAGCAGGCCGAAGCCGAAGCTATGGAACTTCTCGCCAAGGTCGGGGTAGATTCCCAGGCAGAAAAAATGCCTGCCCAGCTTTCCGGCGGTCAGCAGCAGCGCGTCGCCATCGCCCGCGCCCTCGCGATGAAACCCAAGGTCATGCTTTTTGACGAGCCCACCAGTGCACTTGACCCCGAGATGGTGAACGAAGTGCTCGATACCATGGTCTCCCTCGCCCGCGACGGCATGACCATGATCGTCGTAACCCACGAGATGGGATTCGCCCGTAAGGCCGCCGACCGCATCGTCTTCTTGGCGGACGGCGAGATTGTTGAAGAAGCCACTCCGGATGAATTCTTCACCAAACCCAAGAGCGAGCGCGCCCGCGACTTCCTCTCCAAGATCATCGACCACTAG
- a CDS encoding glutamate ABC transporter substrate-binding protein, with product MKKSFFNRAATKFFAASTAAALALGFTLTGCSSASDSKPKIRIGIKYDQPGLGYQDGQDYTGFDVDVARYIAGKLGYSEDQIEFVESPSANRENMLSNGQVDMILATYSISDSRKKSVDFAGPYYVAGQDLLVRADETSITGPDSLNGKNLCSVTGSTSAKKIQDTYAKNVNLVKQNSYSDCVVALNGGVVDAVTTDDIILAGLAATKANKGKLKLVGKTFTTEKYGVGLPKGTDKCEAINKAINEMVEDGTWENLVKKHTDGTGYSYNTEKNPPKPSASCA from the coding sequence ATGAAAAAATCATTCTTTAACCGCGCCGCCACCAAGTTTTTCGCCGCGAGTACAGCAGCTGCGCTTGCCCTCGGTTTCACGTTGACCGGGTGCTCCAGCGCCTCGGACTCTAAACCTAAGATTCGCATCGGCATTAAGTACGATCAGCCTGGCTTGGGCTACCAGGACGGGCAGGATTACACCGGTTTTGACGTAGATGTGGCACGCTACATTGCTGGTAAGCTCGGCTATTCGGAGGACCAGATCGAGTTCGTAGAGTCCCCCAGTGCTAACCGTGAGAATATGCTTTCCAACGGTCAGGTCGATATGATTCTGGCGACCTATTCCATTAGCGACAGCCGTAAGAAGAGTGTTGATTTTGCTGGTCCGTACTACGTTGCCGGGCAGGATTTGCTCGTGCGCGCCGATGAAACGAGCATTACCGGGCCCGATAGCCTGAACGGAAAGAACCTATGCTCGGTGACCGGTTCGACCAGCGCCAAAAAGATTCAGGATACCTACGCCAAAAACGTGAACCTGGTGAAGCAGAATAGCTACTCGGACTGCGTGGTCGCACTTAACGGCGGCGTGGTAGATGCGGTTACGACCGACGATATTATTCTTGCGGGTCTTGCCGCGACCAAGGCGAATAAGGGCAAACTCAAGCTGGTTGGCAAAACATTCACCACTGAGAAGTACGGTGTTGGTCTGCCTAAGGGTACCGATAAGTGTGAAGCCATCAATAAGGCTATTAACGAGATGGTAGAAGACGGCACCTGGGAGAACCTGGTGAAGAAGCACACGGACGGCACCGGCTACAGCTACAACACCGAAAAGAATCCGCCAAAGCCTTCGGCGTCCTGCGCTTAG
- a CDS encoding amino acid ABC transporter permease, with product MSFFDQLGALFAKYDVLGAFWVNIQLTFWAAIGSFVLGAILALMRISPVPSLRWAGTIYVHLFRNTPLTILMTLALLGVWTQFQLSFSTDFETNFFVYAVIVLSIYHASFVCEAIRSGVNTVPTGQAEAARAIGLGFMDTARMIIFPQALRGSITPLGNTLIALAKNTTVASVASVAEASGMMKSMIEFDANMVLAIFLIFALGFVAIVVPLGILTTWSSRKLAVKR from the coding sequence ATGTCATTCTTTGACCAACTCGGCGCTCTCTTCGCCAAATACGATGTGTTGGGCGCGTTCTGGGTGAATATTCAGCTAACGTTCTGGGCCGCGATCGGGTCTTTCGTACTCGGTGCGATCCTAGCGCTGATGCGTATCAGCCCGGTCCCCTCGCTGCGCTGGGCGGGTACGATCTATGTGCACTTATTCCGCAATACCCCGCTGACGATTCTGATGACTCTAGCGTTGCTGGGCGTGTGGACACAGTTTCAGCTGTCGTTCTCGACCGATTTTGAGACAAACTTCTTCGTGTACGCCGTGATCGTGCTGTCGATCTATCACGCATCTTTTGTGTGTGAGGCAATCCGTTCGGGTGTGAACACGGTTCCCACCGGTCAGGCGGAGGCGGCTCGTGCCATCGGCCTCGGCTTTATGGATACTGCGCGCATGATTATTTTTCCGCAGGCGTTGCGCGGCTCCATCACTCCGCTGGGCAATACGCTCATTGCATTGGCGAAGAACACGACGGTCGCATCGGTAGCATCCGTTGCCGAAGCCTCAGGCATGATGAAGTCCATGATTGAGTTCGATGCGAACATGGTGCTGGCGATCTTCCTGATCTTCGCGCTGGGATTCGTGGCGATTGTGGTGCCTCTAGGTATCTTGACCACCTGGTCCTCACGTAAATTGGCGGTGAAGCGATGA
- a CDS encoding amino acid ABC transporter permease: MKFFNSDVTTSTTVLFDAPGPRAKARTRVFNIAAILVFIAFAVYVLSVMGAKGQLEAEKWTDLFTAKAWGSYYLPGLVSTLQAAGISVITSIAFGVIFGMARLAQNRVLRWFGTIVVEFFRAVPVLMMMIFFWLFLSRFSWINPSQLPFLAVVIGLTFYNGSVIAELLRSGVKQLPRGQGEAGLAIGLTPGQTLRTILMPQAFNAMMPSMLSQFVVILKDTALGYIISYPELLASARRIGSGDGNVLQTLLLAAALFVIVNFALTALATWLSSFLASRTSSKVRKVDLVPGEVDNPNPPTLQMFLLPGKRK, encoded by the coding sequence ATGAAATTCTTTAATTCTGATGTAACCACAAGCACCACTGTCCTCTTCGATGCTCCCGGCCCCCGTGCGAAGGCTCGCACCCGTGTCTTCAATATCGCGGCGATTCTGGTTTTTATCGCGTTCGCTGTCTATGTGCTGAGCGTGATGGGCGCTAAGGGCCAGCTTGAGGCAGAAAAATGGACCGATCTCTTCACCGCAAAAGCTTGGGGTTCCTACTACCTGCCCGGTCTGGTTTCAACCCTGCAGGCGGCGGGTATTTCGGTAATTACCTCTATCGCTTTCGGTGTTATCTTCGGCATGGCACGCCTGGCGCAGAACCGCGTGCTTCGTTGGTTCGGCACCATTGTGGTTGAGTTCTTCCGTGCCGTTCCGGTGCTGATGATGATGATTTTCTTCTGGCTGTTCCTCAGCCGGTTCAGCTGGATTAACCCCTCACAGCTGCCGTTCCTTGCGGTCGTGATCGGTTTGACCTTCTATAACGGATCCGTGATTGCAGAGCTGCTGCGTTCGGGTGTCAAACAGCTGCCGCGCGGTCAGGGTGAGGCGGGTCTAGCAATCGGCCTGACCCCCGGTCAGACCCTCCGCACGATTCTTATGCCGCAGGCTTTCAACGCCATGATGCCTTCGATGCTCAGCCAGTTCGTGGTGATTCTCAAGGACACCGCGCTCGGGTACATTATTTCCTACCCCGAGCTGCTGGCATCCGCACGACGCATCGGCTCGGGTGACGGCAACGTGCTGCAGACCCTTCTGTTGGCGGCGGCGCTCTTCGTCATCGTGAACTTCGCGCTCACGGCGCTGGCAACCTGGCTGTCCTCGTTCCTCGCCTCACGTACTTCCTCGAAGGTTCGCAAGGTGGATCTGGTTCCCGGCGAGGTCGATAACCCGAATCCGCCCACCCTCCAGATGTTCTTGCTCCCCGGCAAACGCAAATAA